The genomic window CCCGACCTGTCCGATCCGCCCTCTAAGATCGCCGCATGAGCAGCCCCGCAGTACCCGAATGGACCGGAGTCGCCCTCTCCGTCAGCCTGGTCGGCCTCGCGGTCCTCATCGCCTGGCGCCAGCGCCTGGGGCTGGCGCGCGAGGTCGTGGTCGCCGCGGTGCGGGCCGGGGTGCAGCTGTTCCTGGTCGGGGCCGTGCTGCTCTTCCTGTTCAAGCACGCGGGGCTGCCCGGCGGGTTCGCGTGGCTCGCGGTCATGGTGGTCATCGCCGGGCAGGTGGCCGGGCGGCGGGGCAAGGGGCTGCGGCACTCCCGGTACGTCGCCACCGCGGCCGTGGCGGTCGCCGCCGCGGTGACGATGGGGGTGCTGATGGCGTTCGGCGTCATCCAGACCACGCCGCGGGTCGTGGTGCCGGTCGGGGGGATGGTGGTCAGCGGGGCGATGGCGGCCACCGGGGTCACGCTGGCGCGCATGGTGGCCGAGGCGAAGGGGCAGCGGGCCGCCATCGAGGCGCGGCTGTCGCTCGGGCTCAGTGCCACCGCCGCGTTCGCGCCGCACCGGCGGGAGCTGCTGCGGACCGCGCTGATCCCGACGCTGGACTCCACGAAGGTGGTCGGGCTGATCAGCCTGCCCGGGGCGATGACCGGGCTGATCCTGGCCGGGGTGTCGCCGGAGGTGGCCATCCGGTACCAGATCGTCGTGATGTACATGCTGCTCGCCGCCGCGGTGATGGCCGCGCTGGCCGCCGCCGAGCTCGGGCAGCGGATGTTGTTCACTCCGGCCCAGCAATTGCGCTGATTCCGGCGGCGCGCGGGAGTGCAGGTCAGCGCGGTTTCGGCGGGCGGCGGGCGGGATTCGAACACAGCCCGATGCTCAATGGCGGCCGTCCGTTAATCGCGCTCTCAGGCTGGTATGCCTAAGCTCCACTCCCATGACTACGCCAAGCAGCACCGACAGCGTCGAAGCCGCCGACGGCGACGCCGTCCTCGAGGTCGAGACCGAGACGAAGGCCGACGCCAAGGCCGACGCCAAGCCCGAGGCCACGGCCCCGTCCGCCGCCGACGACATCGCCCCGGTCGCCCCGGTCGCCGACGAGATCATCCCCGAGCTCGTCGAGGACGAGGACGACTACCTCGACGGCGACGCCCTCGTCCTGGACGAGGCGAAGACCGGCTCCGGCATCGTCGCCGGCGCCGGCGCGATCGTCGCCACCGGCCTGGCCCTGACCTCGATGGGCGGCAGCTGGGTCGGCGACATCCTGGCCCAGCGCCAGCAGCTGATCGGGCAGATCAACACCGCCAACTCCGCCGCCGACGCGATCATCAAGCAGCGCTACACCGAGCCGTGGCACAAGACCGCGCTGGTCGGCATCTGGTTCGCGGTGGCCGCGATGCTGGTCGCCGCCGCGACGCTGTTCGTCGGCGAGTTCTTCGCCAAGCATCCGGCCCCGGCCTGGGTGCGCGCCCTGACCTGGGGTGCCCTGGCCCTGGGCATCGTCGGGCTCGGGGTGTCGGCGGCGATCTACTTCGACGTCTTCACCGGCACCATCACCGTCCCGGCGGGCGCTGCCAGCGGCGGACAGTGACCTGAGGCGGTGTCCGGGGCGGCCACGACGCCGCCCGGCTACCTTCCGGCCCACTCGTCCGCGGTCAGCTCGTAGCGGACTTCCCCGTGCTCGGAGCCCTCGATCGGCTCCAGCTCGGGGAAGTACGTCTCCACGTGCCGCATCCCCAGCTTCTCCATCACGTGGCGCGACCCGCGGTTCACGAACATCGTCTCGGCCCAGATGAGCCGGACCCCGAGCTCGGTGAACGCCTTGCGCACCAACGCCTGCGACACCTCGGTGGCATAGCCCTTGCCCCACGCCGCCCGCCGCAGCCGGTACCCGAGCTCCGCCTCGTCCAACGGCCCGTCGGGCTTGGGCCGCAGGCAGAACCAGCCGACGAACGCGCCGCCGTCCTTCTCCTGCGCGGCGAACAAGCCCAGCTTGTGGTCCCACTTCTGCACGCCCGCGATGATCCTGGGCAGGATCCGCTCCCGGATGTCCTCCGGCGCGGTCGGCTTCCCGCCGCTCAGATACCGCATCACCGCCGGGTCGCTGTCCAGCTCGATCAGCAGCTCGGCGTCGTCCGCGGTGAAGGGGCGCAGGACCAACCGCTCGGTCTCAAGGTAGGTAGCCACAGCGCCGATCATCGCCCAGGAATGGTCAGGCCACCCAGCGGTTTTCCTCCGATACCGGCGGCAGCGCGGCCTCGCACCGGAACGCCGCGGCCAGCCGCCGCACCGCGTCCCGCAGCGTCTGCTCCGGCAGCGTGTAGGGGATCCGCACCCGGTGCTCGAACGTCCCCGGGTCCACCCCGAACTGCGGCCCGCCGACCAGCCGCACCCCGAACGCCGCGGCCCGGTCGGCCAGCTCCGAGGACGACGGCTCGCCGAGGTCCACCCACAGCGACAGCCCGCCGGCCGGCCGGCGCCACGACCAGTCCGGCAGCTCCGCGGCCAGCGCCTCCTCCAGCACGGCCCGCTGCCGCCGCAGCCGCTCCCGCCGCTCCTCGACGAAGCCCCCGCCGCGGCGCAGCAGCGCGGCGGCGATGATCTGGTCCAGCACCGAGCCCGCCATGTCCATCGCCACCCGCTGTCCGGCCAGTTCGGTGGCCATCCGCGGCGTGGTCCGGATCCAGCCGATCCGCAGGCCGCCCCAGTGGCTCTTGGACATCGAGCCGACGCAGATCACCTGCTCGGCCGCCGCGCGCGAGACCGAGGCCGGGAACGGGACCGGGGACGGGACGTCCAGGGCCATGTCCGAGACCGTCTCGTCGTTGATGATCCAGGTGCCGGCGGCGCGTGCGGCCTCCGCGGCCTCGGCGCGGCGCTCCTGCGACATCAGCGTGCCGGTCGGGTTCTGGAAGTCCGGGATCAGGTACGCCACCCGCGGCGCCGCCTGCCGCAGCTGCGCGGCCAGCACGTCGGACTCGATACCGTCCTCGCCGATCGGCACCGGCACCGGCCGCAGCCGGGCCCGCCGCATGGCCTCGACGCTGTTCGGATAGGTCGGGCTCTCCACCACCACCCGGTCCCCCGGCCCGCACAGCAGGCCCAGCGCCAGCACGTTGCCGTGCTGCGCCCCTGAGGTGATGACGATCTGGTCCGGGGTGGTCGGCAGGCCGCGCTCGACGTAGCGCTCGGCGATGAGCTCGCGCAGCTCCGGCCAGCCCGCGTGGTAGTAGCCGGTGTCCATGGTCAGGGCGGCGAACGTGGGCGCGACCTCGGCCAGCACCTCGGCCATCAGCTCGCCGGGCATGCCGAAGGAGGCGCAGGACAGGTCGATGGCGACCTCGGCGGCGCCGGGCTGGGCCGGCAGCAGCCAGCCCCCGGAGACCTGCGGGCCGGCCCCCGGCGGCAGCGTGGTCCAGGTGCCCGAGCCGCGCCGGCTCTCCAGGAAGCCGTCCTCGCGCAGCAGGTCGTAGGCGGCGGTGACGGTGGTCCGGCTCATCCCGAGGGCGGCGGCCAGGTCGCGCTCGGCCGGGACCCGGGTCCGCAGCGCGATGCGGCCGTCGAGGATCAGGCACCTGACGCTCTGGGCCAGCGCGCGGTAGGCGGGGCGGCGGTCGGTGTCGCCGGCCGCGTCGGCCACCCCCAGATGCGAGACGTCGCGGACCAGCCGCGCCAGCCGGGTGCTGCCCACCGAGCGGTCGGTCGTCGCCAGTTCCAACGGAGCTGCCATGCCACCCTCCCTTGATTGGCCCTACACGGCGGGCCACTTGAAGTCCATCCTGATGGAAGTGGCCCGCAAGGGCAATCCTGAGGGAGGCCAGCATGACCAGCACGGTGTCGACGCAGGGCTCGTCCACCCTTGCTCCGGTAGTCGGCGACCAAGCCGAGCGCGCCCTACTGGGGCACCACGAGCAGCGGATCTCGGACCCGCTGCCGGTCGGCGACCTGGTCCGAGCCGGATTGGCCTGGCTCTCGGCGCTGATCCCGCGCGACCGGCGCGCGCACCGCATGGTCCAGCTCCAGCTCGGGCTGATCCTCTACGGCGTCAGCGACGGCATGATCCTGATGTCCGGCCTCGGCGCCAACCCCTGGGACGTGTTCCACCAGGGCCTGGCCAAGCACATAGGCCTGCAGGTCGGCACCACCGTCATCCTGGTGGGCGTCGCGGTGATGCTGTTCTGGATCCCGCTGCGGCAGAAGCCCGGCTTCGGCACGCTGAGCAACGTGGTCGTGGTCGGCCTGGCGATGGACGGCGCGATGGCCTGGATGCCGAGCCCGCACGCCTGGTGGCTGCGCTGGGGCGAGATGCTCGCCGGCGTGGTGCTGAACGGCGTGGCGACCGGCGCGTACATCGGGGCCGGCATGGGCCCCGGCCCGCGCGACGGCGTGATGACCGGCTACGCCGCGCGCGGCCACTCCGTCCGCGTGGTCCGCACCTCGATGGAGCTCACGGTCCTGGCCAGCGGCTGGCTCCTGGGCGGCACGGTGGGCATCGGCACCGCGGCCTACGCGCTGCTGATCGGGCCGCTGGCGCACCGGTTCATCCCGCTGCTGGCGATCAGGACGAAGGACGGCGCCGCGGAGCGGACGACGAAGCCGGAGAAGCGCCGGCTGGTGGCCGCCGGAAGCCTGGCATCAGAGAACTGCTGAGCCGGAGAACCGCCAAGTATCAGAGAACTGCTGAGAAACACCGGACTCCGGAGCGCGTCTTCCTTGGTGGGGCCTTGGGGGACGCGCTCCGGTTTTGCCTGGCAGCAGCGCGGTCAGAACCCCCGCACCTTGCGCGGCCGGATCCGCGTCGCCACCGAGTACTTCTCCATGGCCTCCGCGACCGTCTTGCCGAAGTAGCGCGCGGCCCGGTCCGTGTACTTCGCCACGAACTCCGGGATCTCGCCGATCGTCGGGTGGCCCTCCAGGATCTCGACGTCACCGGTGAAGACCTGCACCTCCAGGTCGTTCACGCCGCCGTCGAAATGCAGCGCGACCGTCGGCCGCTCCTTCATGGAGCGCAGCCGGGCCGCGGTGTCGGAGTGGTAGATCAGGAAGCTGCCGTCGCCCCACTCGTCGTCCTCGTCCGGGACCCACAGGAACCACACCGGGTTCGGCTGCGGGACGCCGGCGGAGTTGACGGTGACCAGCCAGACAATCTCTTCCTCGGCCAGGCGGCGGCGGACGGTCCGGCCGAACTCGGTGGCGGGGTCCGGGAGGACATGGGCACCAGCGGCATCATTCATGGGGCCAAGATAAACAGCGGCCGACGACTATGCGATCAGCTTCAGCGCGACTACGCGATCAGCTTCAGCACGGCGTCGCAGAGGTCCCTCGGCAGGATGAAGGAGTCCGACTCGTTCATGTCCAGCACCACGCCGTCGACGCCGTCGTAGTCGGCCAGCCGGAACAGTGCCGAGGCGGCCATGTCGGCGGCTCCGGTCACCCCGGGATCGCGCTGCTGGTGCGCGGCGTACAGGTCCGGCGCGGTGAACGCCATGACGAAGTTGCCCGGCGGCTTCAGCAACGCCACGACCCGCGGCCGGCCGGTGTCGTCGACCGGGACCACGTAGTGCTCGAACCCGGCGAGCCGTTCACCGAGGTCCTCGCCGCTGTCGGTGAGCGCCGTCTCGACCTCCAGCGCGGCGATCCAGCGGGCCAGGAAGTCCAGAACCGCGCCGTCGATCCCGAGCGACCAGCCGTGCTCGACCGCGCCGGCCGGGTTCACCTGGATCTCCGACACGCCGGTGCCCAGCGCCCCGAACAGCTCCACGCCGCGCACCGGGCCGCCGGCCGCGGCGAACGCCGAACCGGCCTCGATCGCGGCGTTCACCTGCTCGGCGTCGGTGAACACCCACAGCCGGCCCGGAGCCGGCGCCTGGCCGAGGGCCGGCGTCGGGATCATGCTGTCGTAGACCCTGCGGTCCGGGAACACCTCGTCGAGCCACATCATCGGGGCGTACCACCCGTCGTGGGCAAGCAAGGCGCGTACCACGTCGCTCTCCGACGCCTCCCCGCGCGCGTAATCGGTCAGAACCCCGGTCACCGCAGCCATGGGACCAGTCAATCAGGGTTCGCCGACACACGACAAGGGCGGGCCGGGATCACTCCCGGCCCGCCCTCTCGCACGCTTTTCAAGCGCTGGGCGTCACGCCTTCGCCGGCGCCGCGTCCTTGGCGTCCTTGCCGTCCTTGGCGTCCTTGGCCTGGCCCTTGGGCTCGTACACCGCGTCCACCCCGGCCTCCTTGCGCTGCGCCGCGGTGATCGGCGTCGGCGCGCCGGTCAGCGGGTCGCCGCCGGTGGCGGTCTTCGGGAAGGCCATCACGTCGCGGATGGTGTCCGCGCCGGTCAGCAGCGCGACCAGGCGGTCCAGGCCGAACGCGATCCCGCCGTGCGGCGGCGGGCCGTAGTTGAAGGCCTCCAGCAGGAAGCCGAACTGCGACTGCGCCTCTTCCTGCGACAGGCCGATCGCGGCGAACGCGCGCTCCTGCACGTCCTTGCGGTGGATACGGATCGACCCGCCACCCAGCTCGGTGCCGTTCAGGACGATGTCGTAGGCGTTGGACAGGGCCGAGCCCGGGTCCTTGTCGAAGCTGTCCAGGCTCTCGGCCGTGGGCGCGGTGAACGGGTGGTGCACCGCGTGCCAGCCGGTCTGCTCGCCGGCCGCGTCCTCGATCGGCTCGAACATCGGGAAGTCCACGACCCACAGGAACTTCCAGGCGCTCTCGTCGATCAGCTCGCCGCGCTTGCCGATCTCCAGCCGCGCCGCACCCAGCAGCTCCTGGGAGGCGGCACGCTTGCCGGCGGCGAAGAACACCGCGTCGCCGGGCTTGGCGCCGACCTTGTCGGCCAGACCGGACAGGTGCGCCTCGGACAAGTTCTTGGCGACCGGGCCGCGCAGCTCGCCGGTCTCGGCGTCGATGACCACGTAGGCCAGGCCGCGCGCGCCGCGCGCCTTGGCCCAGTCCTGCCAGGCGTCCAGCTCCTTGCGGGTCTGGGCCGCGCCGCCGGGCATCACCACGGCGCCGACGTAGGGCGCCTGGAACACCCGGAACTCGGTGCCGGCGAAGTACTCGGTCAGCTCGGTGAGCTCCTGGCCGAAGCGCAGGTCGGGCTTGTCCGAGCCGAAGCGGTCCATCGCCTCGTGGTACTTCATGCGCGGCAGCGGCAGCGGGATCTCGACGCCCAGCGTCTCCTTCCACACCGCGGCCACGATCGCCTCGCCGACCTCGAGGATGTCCTCCTGGTCGACGAACGAGGCCTCGACGTCCAGCTGCGTGAACTCCGGCTGCCGGTCGGCGCGGAAGTCCTCGTCCCGGTAGCAGCGCGCGATCTGGTAGTAGCGCTCCAGGCCGGCGACCATCAGCAGCTGCTTGAACAGCTGCGGGGACTGCGGCAGCGCGTACCAGGTGCCAGGCTGCAGGCGGACCGGCACCAGGAAGTCGCGCGCGCCCTCGGGGGTGGAGCGGGTCAGCGTCGGGGTCTCGACGTCGAGGAAGCCGTGCTCCTCCATGACGTCCCGGATGACCTTGGTGGCCTTGGAGCGCATGCGCAGCGCCCGGGCCATCGGCTCGCGCCGGATGTCGAGGTAGCGGTACTTCAGCCGCATCTCCTCGTTGATGTTCGAGCTCTTGTGCTCGTCGATCGGGAACGGCAGCGGCGCGGCCGGCGAGAGCACCTCGACGGTGTCGACGACGACCTCGATCTGCCCGGTCGGCAGGTCCGGGTTCTCGTTGCCGTCGGGGCGCACGCGCACCTCGCCGGTGGCCACGACGCAGTACTCGTTGCGCAGGTCGTGCACGGACTCGCTCTCGCGGACCACGACCTGCACGAAGCCGGACGCGTCACGCAGGTCCAGGAAGGTGACGCCCCCGTGATCGCGCCGGCGGGCGACCCACCCGGCCAGCGTGACGGTCGTGCCGGCGTCGGACGCTCGGAGCGTTCCCGCCTCATGGGTGCGGATCACTTCAGCTTCTCCTGAATCGTCGTGACGATGTCGGAGAGAGAGCTGGGCTCCTGCTCACCGGTCGCCAGTTCCTTGATCTGAATGACGTTCTCTGCGATGTCGCGCTCGCCGAGGATCAGCGCGTACTTCGCGCCGGACCGGTCGGCGGCCTTCATCGCGGCCTTCATGCCCTTGCTGCCGTAGCCGAAGTCGGCCGCGACACCGGCCCGGCGCAGCGTGGTGACCAGCTCGAACAGCAGCTCGCGGGCCTCGTCGCCGAGCGGCACCGCGAAGACGTCCAGCTGTTCGCCGCCGGGCACCGCGCGGCCCTCGGCCTGCAACGCCAGGACGGTCCGGTCCACGCCGAGCGCCCAGCCGACGCTCGGCAGGTTCGGCCCGCCGAGGTCCTCGGACAGGCCGTCGTAGCGGCCGCCGGCGCCGATCGCGGTCGGCGAACCGGTGATGCCGCTGTGCACGAACTCGAACGTGGTGCGGGTGTAGTAGTCCAGGCCGCGGACCAGCTTCGGGTCGTCGACGTAGGCGACGCCGGCCTTGGCGAGCAGGCGGCGCACCTCGTCGTGGTAGGCCTGGCACTCGTCGCAGAGGTTGTCGCTGATCAGCGGGACGTCGGTGAGCTGCTTCTGCACCGCCTCGCGCTTGTCGTCCAGCACCCGCAGCGGGTTGATCTCCGCGCGCTTGCGGGTCTCCTCGTCGAGGTCCAGCCCGCGCAGGAACTCCTGGAGCTTCTCCCGGTAGGCCGGCCGGCACTTCTGGTCGCCGAGGGAGTTCAGCAACAGGGTGTACTCGGTCAGGCCCAGGCCCCGGTAGATGTCGTCGCCGATGATCAGCAGCTCGGCGTCCAGCGCCGGGTCCTCCGAGCCCAGCGCCTCGGCGCCGACCTGTGAGAAGTGGCGGTAGCGGCCGCGCTGCTGCTTCTCGTAGCGGTAGAAGGAGCCCGAGTACCACAGCTTCACCGGCAGGCTGCCGCGGATCAGGTTCGCCTGGAGCGCGGCGCGCAGCACCGAGGCCGTGCCCTCCGGCCGCAGCGTGATGTCGTCGCCGCCGCGGGTGGTGAAGGAGTACATCTCCTTGGTGACGATGTCCGTGCTCTCGCCGACGCCGCGCTTGAACATCGCGGTCGACTCGAAGGCGGGCGTCTCGATGTAGCCGTAGCCGGCCCGGCGCAGCGGCGCGGACATCGCCTCGCGCACGCCGAGGTAGCCCGCCGAGTCCGGCGGGAGCAGGTCGAAGGTGCCAGGGGCGTTCTGGAACTTGGTCATGATGGTCGTGGGTATCCCTACAAGCCGCGGGGGGTGATCCGCTGCGGCGCGGCTTCCGTCAGGAACGGGTTCGTGGCGCGCTCGCGGCCGATCGTGGTCTGGGGGCCGTGGCCGGACAGGACGACGGTCTCGTCCGGCAGCGGCAGGCAGACGCGGGCCAGTGACGCCAGCAACTCTTCGCGGTCGCCGCCGGGGAGGTCCCAGCGGCCGACTGCTCCGGCGAACAGGAGATCCCCGGTGAAGAGCACCTGCGGGATGTCCTGCTGCTCGGGAGTCCGGAACGTCACTGAGCCCTTGGTATGGCCCGGGGCGTGGTCGACGGTTATCTCCAGACCGGCCAGGCTCAGCACGACGCCGTCGGTGAGCTCGCGGACCTCGTCCGGCTCGACGAACTTCGACTGCCCGAAGATCGGCGTGCCCGGCGCGATGCCGAGCCAGCTCTGCGGGTCGGTCAGCATCCCGCGGTCGTCGGGGTGGACGTAGGCCGGGACGCCGTAGTCGCCGCAGACCGGGATGACGCTCATCGTGTGGTCGACGTGGCCGTGGGTCAGCAGGACGGCCACCGGCTGCAGCCGGTGCTCCCGGACCGCCTCCTCGACCCCGGCTGCGGCGTCCTCACCGGGATCGATGATCACGCACTGCTCACCGGCGCCGGGCGCCACGAGATAGCAGTTCGCACCCAGGCTTCCGGCTGGGAATCCGGCGACAAGCACGCGCGCCCCACACTCAGTTCGGTCGATGCGGTTGGAGATTTCCCTACGCAGGTTACCGGCGGCCCCGGTCCCTTTGCGAACTCATTGGAAGCTCACAGGTGATTTCTAGGGAACGCACCGTACACTGTGCCGCTGGAGCTCGACTTGTTCGGGATCTTGGTCTGGAGAAACAGAGCTCAAAGCCCCATAGACACCCCTGAGAAGACACACGACACGACCTCGGCCGGCAGGGTCGACCACACCCCGGAGGCGAATCGGTGACCAGCAAGGACCGTCAGCGAGAGCTGGAGCGCGCCCGCTACGAGCGCGTCCAGGCCCGCTTGGCCCAGCAGCAGGCGGCCGCCAAGAAGCGCAACAAGATCACAGCCGCCGTGGCCGCGGTCGCGGTGGTCGGGATAGGAGTCGGCGTCGCGATCGCGACCAGCGGCGGCAACAAGACCGACTCCGCGGCCAGTTCCACGCCGACGTCGGCGTCCTCCACGCCCTCGGGCTCCCCGACGTCGCCGGCGCCGACCAGCTCCAGCCCGGAGAAGATCGGCTACACGAAGACCGGCAACGCGTCCAAGGACGTCGGCGTGCCGACGTACAACGCGGCCGACGCGGCCAAGCCGTACAGCGCCACGATCAGCTTCAACTCCGGCGACCTGTCCTTCGACGCGCTGACCACGAAGGCGCCGTACACCACGTACTCGTTCAAGTACCTGGCCGGCAAGGGCTACTTCAACAACACCACCTGCCACCGCCTGGTGACCTCGGGGATCTATGTGCTGCAGTGCGGCGACCCGAGCGGCACCGGCTCGGGCGGGCCGGGCTACCAGTTCCAGGACGAGAACCTGACCGGCGCCACCTACCCGGCCGGCACCATCGCGATGGCGAACGCGGGCCCGGGCACCAACGGCAGCCAGTTCTTCATCGTCTTCAAGGACTCCCCGCTGCCGGCGAACTACACCCCCTGGGGCAAGGTGACCGCCGGCATGGACGTGGTGACCAAGATCGCCGCGGCCGGCGAGGACGACTCGAACGGCCAGGGCGACGGCAAGCCGAAGCAGACCGTCACCATCAAGAGCGTGACGATCAAGTAAACAAGGGACGGACCGCGGCCGCCGCGGTGTCCCCCGGGCGTTCCCGCGGCATCGCCGCGGCGCTCTTCCGGCATGCCCGGGACGCCGGGGCGGAACAGCGGTTCGATTCCGGAACGTGACGCGGGCCGTCCCCTCACCGGGACGGTCCGCGCTATTGTGTCCCACTGGACGACCGGAACCCGGATCCGTGCAGCTTAATTGTGGCGGACCGGTCCTCAGACACCCCGGTCCAGCAGAACTTGGAGGCTCATCGTGGGCGAGGCAACCGAGGCTTGGGGCCGGGTCGCCGAGGACGGCACCGTCTACGTCCGGACCGCCGACGGCGAGCGGCAGGTCGGCTCGTGGGCGGCCGGCTCCCCGGACGAGGCGCTGGCGTACTACCAGCGCAAGTTCGACGGCCTGAAGGTCGAGGTCGACCTGATCGCCAACCGGCTCAAGCAGTCGGGGCCGTCCGCGCCGTCGCCCAAGGACGCCCTGGACAAGATCGGCAAGCTCCGCGAGTCCATCTCCGGCGCCAACGCCGTGGGCGACCTGGACGGCCTGCTGGCCCGGCTGGACGGCCTGGTGGAGCTGGCCGAGCAGCGCAAGGCCGAGCACCGCGCGGTGCGCGAGCAGCAGCAGGCCGAGGCCCGCGGCGCCAAGCAGGCGCTGGCCGAGGAGGCCGAGCGGCTGGCCGTGTCCACCGAGTGGCGGGTCGCCGGGGACCGCATGAAGGTCCTCCTGGACGAGTGGAAGGCCGCCCCGCGCCTGGACCGCAAGACCGACGACGAGCTGTGGCACCGGCTGTCCCAGGCCCGCTCGGCCTTCGCCAAGCGCCGCAAGCAGCACTTCGCCGAGCTCGACGCCCAGCGCGTGGAGATCCGCGCGCACAAGGAGCGCCTGATCGCCGAGGCCGAGGCGCTGCAGGACTCCACCGACTGGAACCCCACCGCCGGCCGCTTCCGCGACCTGATGAGCGAGTGGAAGACCGCCGGCCGGGCGCAGCGCGACGTCGAGGACGAGCTGTGGAAGCGCTTCAAGGCCGCCCAGGACACGTTCTTCGCGGCCCGCAACGCGGTGCTCGACGAGCGCAGCGGCGCCGAGCGCGAGAACCTGGCCGCCAAGGAGATCCTGGTGGTCGAGGCCGAGGCCCTGCTCCCGATCACCGACCACCGCGCCGCCCGGGTCGCGCTGCGCTCGCTGAACGAGCGCTGGGAGGCCATCGGCCCGGTCCCGCGCGACGCCCGCCAGCGCATCGAGGGCCGGCTGCACACCGTGGACCGCGCCATCGCCGACGCCGAGGCCGCCGAGCACTCCCGCAAGGACCCGGAGAAGCGGGCCCGCGCCGAGGCCACCGTCGAGCAGCTGCGCGCCGCCCTGGACAAGCTGCGGGTGCAGGCCGACAAGGCGCGTGCGGCCGGGCAGGAGAAGAAGGCGGCGGAGGCCGAGGCTTCGATCGCGGCCCGGCAGGAGTGGCTGGCCGAGGCGGAGAAGGCGCTGGCGGAGTTCACGCGCTGAGCTTGGTTTCTTTGGCCACGAGTTCGGCCACCGAGTTCGGCCACGAGTTCTGTCGATCCGGGCGTCCTCCTTCGGGAGGGCACCCGGATCGTTTGTGGGGCAAGGGTTCTGGCGCCTTCAGGTGTTGTCTTTAGGCGTTGTCTTTAGGTGTTGTCCCGTAACAAGCTCATCGCCGCTGAGCGCGCTCGAGGTTCGTTTTCCCTACGCCCACGTCGACAGCCCGAATCCGATGGCGCCGGCCAGCGCGAAGGCGGCCGCGGTGAGCATCAGCACCGCCACGACGGCGCCGGCCGCGGCCGTCCCGGGGGCGATGCGCGCCGGCCAGATCCGGGTCGGATGCCGGGGGTCGTAGCGCAGCCGGATACGG from Catenulispora sp. EB89 includes these protein-coding regions:
- the aspS gene encoding aspartate--tRNA ligase, translated to MIRTHEAGTLRASDAGTTVTLAGWVARRRDHGGVTFLDLRDASGFVQVVVRESESVHDLRNEYCVVATGEVRVRPDGNENPDLPTGQIEVVVDTVEVLSPAAPLPFPIDEHKSSNINEEMRLKYRYLDIRREPMARALRMRSKATKVIRDVMEEHGFLDVETPTLTRSTPEGARDFLVPVRLQPGTWYALPQSPQLFKQLLMVAGLERYYQIARCYRDEDFRADRQPEFTQLDVEASFVDQEDILEVGEAIVAAVWKETLGVEIPLPLPRMKYHEAMDRFGSDKPDLRFGQELTELTEYFAGTEFRVFQAPYVGAVVMPGGAAQTRKELDAWQDWAKARGARGLAYVVIDAETGELRGPVAKNLSEAHLSGLADKVGAKPGDAVFFAAGKRAASQELLGAARLEIGKRGELIDESAWKFLWVVDFPMFEPIEDAAGEQTGWHAVHHPFTAPTAESLDSFDKDPGSALSNAYDIVLNGTELGGGSIRIHRKDVQERAFAAIGLSQEEAQSQFGFLLEAFNYGPPPHGGIAFGLDRLVALLTGADTIRDVMAFPKTATGGDPLTGAPTPITAAQRKEAGVDAVYEPKGQAKDAKDGKDAKDAAPAKA
- a CDS encoding PLP-dependent aminotransferase family protein; translation: MAAPLELATTDRSVGSTRLARLVRDVSHLGVADAAGDTDRRPAYRALAQSVRCLILDGRIALRTRVPAERDLAAALGMSRTTVTAAYDLLREDGFLESRRGSGTWTTLPPGAGPQVSGGWLLPAQPGAAEVAIDLSCASFGMPGELMAEVLAEVAPTFAALTMDTGYYHAGWPELRELIAERYVERGLPTTPDQIVITSGAQHGNVLALGLLCGPGDRVVVESPTYPNSVEAMRRARLRPVPVPIGEDGIESDVLAAQLRQAAPRVAYLIPDFQNPTGTLMSQERRAEAAEAARAAGTWIINDETVSDMALDVPSPVPFPASVSRAAAEQVICVGSMSKSHWGGLRIGWIRTTPRMATELAGQRVAMDMAGSVLDQIIAAALLRRGGGFVEERRERLRRQRAVLEEALAAELPDWSWRRPAGGLSLWVDLGEPSSSELADRAAAFGVRLVGGPQFGVDPGTFEHRVRIPYTLPEQTLRDAVRRLAAAFRCEAALPPVSEENRWVA
- a CDS encoding MBL fold metallo-hydrolase; the protein is MLVAGFPAGSLGANCYLVAPGAGEQCVIIDPGEDAAAGVEEAVREHRLQPVAVLLTHGHVDHTMSVIPVCGDYGVPAYVHPDDRGMLTDPQSWLGIAPGTPIFGQSKFVEPDEVRELTDGVVLSLAGLEITVDHAPGHTKGSVTFRTPEQQDIPQVLFTGDLLFAGAVGRWDLPGGDREELLASLARVCLPLPDETVVLSGHGPQTTIGRERATNPFLTEAAPQRITPRGL
- the fetB gene encoding iron export ABC transporter permease subunit FetB, encoding MSSPAVPEWTGVALSVSLVGLAVLIAWRQRLGLAREVVVAAVRAGVQLFLVGAVLLFLFKHAGLPGGFAWLAVMVVIAGQVAGRRGKGLRHSRYVATAAVAVAAAVTMGVLMAFGVIQTTPRVVVPVGGMVVSGAMAATGVTLARMVAEAKGQRAAIEARLSLGLSATAAFAPHRRELLRTALIPTLDSTKVVGLISLPGAMTGLILAGVSPEVAIRYQIVVMYMLLAAAVMAALAAAELGQRMLFTPAQQLR
- a CDS encoding pyridoxamine 5'-phosphate oxidase family protein — encoded protein: MNDAAGAHVLPDPATEFGRTVRRRLAEEEIVWLVTVNSAGVPQPNPVWFLWVPDEDDEWGDGSFLIYHSDTAARLRSMKERPTVALHFDGGVNDLEVQVFTGDVEILEGHPTIGEIPEFVAKYTDRAARYFGKTVAEAMEKYSVATRIRPRKVRGF
- a CDS encoding GNAT family N-acetyltransferase; translation: MATYLETERLVLRPFTADDAELLIELDSDPAVMRYLSGGKPTAPEDIRERILPRIIAGVQKWDHKLGLFAAQEKDGGAFVGWFCLRPKPDGPLDEAELGYRLRRAAWGKGYATEVSQALVRKAFTELGVRLIWAETMFVNRGSRHVMEKLGMRHVETYFPELEPIEGSEHGEVRYELTADEWAGR
- the hisS gene encoding histidine--tRNA ligase, which encodes MTKFQNAPGTFDLLPPDSAGYLGVREAMSAPLRRAGYGYIETPAFESTAMFKRGVGESTDIVTKEMYSFTTRGGDDITLRPEGTASVLRAALQANLIRGSLPVKLWYSGSFYRYEKQQRGRYRHFSQVGAEALGSEDPALDAELLIIGDDIYRGLGLTEYTLLLNSLGDQKCRPAYREKLQEFLRGLDLDEETRKRAEINPLRVLDDKREAVQKQLTDVPLISDNLCDECQAYHDEVRRLLAKAGVAYVDDPKLVRGLDYYTRTTFEFVHSGITGSPTAIGAGGRYDGLSEDLGGPNLPSVGWALGVDRTVLALQAEGRAVPGGEQLDVFAVPLGDEARELLFELVTTLRRAGVAADFGYGSKGMKAAMKAADRSGAKYALILGERDIAENVIQIKELATGEQEPSSLSDIVTTIQEKLK
- a CDS encoding YitT family protein, giving the protein MTSTVSTQGSSTLAPVVGDQAERALLGHHEQRISDPLPVGDLVRAGLAWLSALIPRDRRAHRMVQLQLGLILYGVSDGMILMSGLGANPWDVFHQGLAKHIGLQVGTTVILVGVAVMLFWIPLRQKPGFGTLSNVVVVGLAMDGAMAWMPSPHAWWLRWGEMLAGVVLNGVATGAYIGAGMGPGPRDGVMTGYAARGHSVRVVRTSMELTVLASGWLLGGTVGIGTAAYALLIGPLAHRFIPLLAIRTKDGAAERTTKPEKRRLVAAGSLASENC